One region of Mycolicibacterium insubricum genomic DNA includes:
- a CDS encoding cytochrome P450 has protein sequence MTDITEATKSDEFADVDFFTDPSLIPDPYPYFDSLRRRCPVLPDGPGGSVVITGYPEALSAYKDSAFSSCNAVVGPFAPMPFTATGDDVRDLIAAHRDQIPMAEHVVTMDGDDHTRTRGLLSRLITPKRLSENEEFMWRLADQQLDSFVAKGSCEFMADYAKPFSMLVIADLLGVPESDHQEFRAVLADQLVGELDSELAHNPLVWLDDKFTEYITERREQPRGDVLTELAEARYPDGSEPAVDEVVKLATFLFAAGQETTTKLLSAAMRVLGERPDVQAAIRADRSRIPVFLEETLRLESPVKSHFRFAAETTSVGECPIAAGTTIMLLPGASNRDPEKFEEPGEFRMDRPNVREHIAFGRGAHSCPGAPLARAEGRISMNRILDRMADIRIDETRHGSAEDRHYTYDPTFIMRGLSDLYLTFTPV, from the coding sequence ATGACGGATATCACCGAGGCAACCAAATCGGACGAGTTCGCCGATGTGGACTTTTTCACCGACCCGAGCCTGATCCCGGACCCGTACCCGTATTTCGACTCCCTGCGCCGGCGTTGCCCGGTGCTGCCCGACGGGCCCGGCGGCAGCGTCGTGATCACCGGGTATCCGGAAGCGTTGTCGGCGTATAAGGATTCCGCATTCTCGTCGTGCAACGCCGTAGTCGGCCCGTTCGCGCCGATGCCGTTCACCGCGACCGGCGACGACGTCCGCGACCTGATCGCCGCGCACCGCGACCAGATTCCGATGGCCGAGCACGTCGTCACCATGGACGGCGACGACCACACCCGCACTCGCGGACTGCTGTCCCGGCTGATCACCCCGAAGCGGCTTTCGGAGAACGAGGAGTTCATGTGGCGCCTCGCCGATCAGCAGCTCGACTCGTTCGTCGCCAAGGGCAGTTGCGAGTTCATGGCGGACTACGCAAAACCGTTCTCCATGCTGGTGATCGCCGATCTGCTCGGGGTTCCCGAATCCGACCACCAGGAGTTCCGCGCGGTGCTCGCCGATCAGCTGGTGGGGGAGCTGGACTCCGAGCTCGCGCACAACCCGCTGGTGTGGCTGGACGACAAGTTCACCGAGTACATCACCGAGCGCCGCGAACAGCCCCGCGGTGACGTGCTGACCGAGCTGGCTGAGGCGCGCTATCCCGACGGCTCCGAACCGGCGGTCGACGAGGTGGTCAAGCTCGCGACGTTCCTGTTCGCCGCCGGCCAGGAAACCACCACCAAGCTGCTCAGCGCGGCGATGCGGGTGCTCGGTGAGCGACCCGACGTGCAGGCCGCCATCCGCGCCGACCGCAGCCGGATCCCGGTGTTCCTGGAGGAGACGCTGCGGCTGGAAAGCCCGGTCAAGAGCCACTTCCGGTTCGCCGCCGAGACGACCAGCGTCGGCGAATGCCCGATCGCCGCCGGAACGACGATCATGCTGCTGCCCGGTGCCAGCAACCGCGACCCCGAGAAGTTCGAGGAGCCCGGGGAGTTCCGGATGGATCGGCCGAATGTGCGTGAGCACATCGCGTTCGGACGCGGCGCACACTCCTGCCCCGGTGCGCCGCTGGCGCGGGCCGAGGGCCGGATCTCGATGAACCGGATCCTGGACCGGATGGCCGATATCCGCATCGACGAGACCCGGCACGGCTCCGCCGAGGACCGGCACTACACCTACGACCCGACGTTCATCATGCGCGGGCTCTCGGACCT